In a single window of the Natrialba magadii ATCC 43099 genome:
- a CDS encoding cytochrome b family protein, with amino-acid sequence MTADTNNELTHHLGVAIGSIVVAVLLWVVGYGEQRVVGAIPFFILFFVMVIGPLVRIRPSIRRRFSGNFPVNWRSELGIWFAIWSVVHVLFVFWARDWDVVGYLVDMSPWAFGAMVAVLIAIVLAFTSNNWAYDYLGAKAWKWHQSHGTYVIFWLVAVHGYDRAYLRPYEEMGFPSDDPLHLIYLAMIVLVVILHVVAFAAVVSEYRKSGEYPPDL; translated from the coding sequence ATGACGGCAGACACCAACAACGAGCTCACCCATCATCTGGGCGTAGCGATCGGAAGCATCGTCGTCGCAGTCCTGCTGTGGGTCGTCGGATACGGGGAGCAGCGGGTCGTCGGCGCCATTCCCTTCTTCATCCTGTTTTTCGTGATGGTTATCGGCCCACTGGTTCGCATCCGGCCGTCGATCAGGCGTCGGTTCTCCGGGAACTTCCCCGTGAACTGGCGGTCGGAACTGGGGATCTGGTTCGCCATCTGGTCGGTCGTCCACGTCCTGTTCGTCTTCTGGGCACGGGACTGGGACGTCGTCGGCTATCTCGTCGACATGAGTCCGTGGGCGTTCGGGGCCATGGTTGCCGTCCTCATCGCGATCGTGCTGGCGTTTACCTCCAACAACTGGGCCTACGACTATCTCGGTGCAAAAGCGTGGAAGTGGCACCAGAGCCACGGGACGTACGTCATCTTCTGGCTCGTGGCCGTCCACGGCTACGATCGAGCGTATCTCCGTCCGTACGAAGAGATGGGCTTTCCCTCGGACGACCCGCTCCACCTGATTTACCTCGCAATGATCGTCCTGGTGGTCATCCTCCACGTGGTCGCGTTCGCGGCTGTCGTCTCCGAGTATCGGAAGAGTGGCGAGTATCCACCCGATCTCTAG